From Micromonospora nigra, one genomic window encodes:
- a CDS encoding DUF4158 domain-containing protein, with protein MSSTVSFLSQAEMDGFGRYAETPPNREALERVFFLDDADRELVAEYLGAHSRLGFALQLVTVRQVGRFLPDPLDVPSAVVDYVAVQLQIEDPSCVKRYLERRNTRYEHQAARPVVWWSWPRSPLSWAFG; from the coding sequence ATGTCATCGACGGTGAGCTTCTTGTCGCAGGCGGAGATGGATGGGTTCGGCCGGTATGCCGAGACGCCGCCGAACCGCGAAGCGCTGGAGCGGGTCTTCTTCCTCGATGACGCGGATCGTGAGCTGGTCGCGGAGTATCTTGGGGCGCACTCGCGACTGGGTTTCGCCCTGCAGTTGGTGACGGTTCGGCAGGTGGGCCGGTTTCTGCCGGATCCGTTGGATGTGCCGTCGGCGGTGGTGGACTACGTGGCGGTCCAGCTGCAGATCGAAGATCCGTCGTGTGTGAAGCGATACCTGGAGCGGCGTAACACCCGGTATGAGCATCAAGCGGCGCGTCCGGTGGTGTGGTGGTCGTGGCCGCGATCTCCTCTGTCGTGGGCCTTCGGGTGA
- a CDS encoding spore photoproduct lyase family protein, with product MRPDTETVDVDEPLAVDVPPAPHDASGERVPTRDLAGLAPPAHPARRWTPRRVVATPAALDHPHGRRIAARVEALGIEVERLRANRLTGVRGQTERETYARAKSTMAIVVSPPARRKLQPIAPSADWRFDLAEGCPAHCQYCYLAGSLSGPPVTRVYADVDDILAGLADYTGRGTVTSRSAERADEGTTFEASCYTDPLALEHLTGSWRRAVEHFAAWEAPVQLRWTTKYADVDTFVGLPHAGRTRVRFSVNCAPVSTRMEGGTATVAARLAALRRLALDGYPVGLTIAPIMPLPDWREHYGLLLDQVAAAVAGVPGLDLTAELITHRFTPGSREVLLGWYPRTRVEMDEASRSRKYGKFGAVKYVYPREVMTELRTWFERELAARVPPCRVLYWT from the coding sequence ATGAGGCCGGACACCGAGACCGTGGACGTCGACGAGCCGCTCGCCGTGGACGTACCCCCGGCACCGCACGACGCCAGCGGTGAACGCGTACCGACCCGCGACCTGGCCGGGCTGGCACCACCCGCCCACCCGGCACGCCGTTGGACCCCACGGCGGGTCGTCGCCACCCCGGCCGCCCTGGACCATCCGCACGGCCGACGGATCGCCGCCCGGGTCGAGGCCCTCGGCATCGAGGTCGAGCGGCTGCGCGCCAACCGGCTGACCGGGGTACGCGGACAGACCGAGCGGGAGACCTACGCGCGGGCGAAGTCGACCATGGCGATCGTGGTGAGCCCGCCCGCACGGCGCAAACTGCAACCGATCGCCCCGAGCGCGGACTGGCGGTTCGACCTGGCCGAGGGATGCCCGGCGCACTGCCAGTACTGCTACCTCGCCGGCTCGCTGTCCGGTCCACCGGTCACCCGGGTGTACGCGGACGTCGACGACATCCTCGCCGGGCTGGCCGACTACACCGGACGGGGCACGGTGACCAGCCGCAGCGCCGAGCGGGCCGACGAGGGCACCACGTTCGAGGCGTCCTGCTACACCGACCCCCTCGCCCTGGAGCACCTGACCGGGAGCTGGCGGCGGGCGGTGGAACACTTCGCCGCCTGGGAGGCCCCGGTGCAGCTGCGCTGGACCACCAAGTACGCCGACGTCGACACGTTCGTGGGCCTGCCGCACGCCGGTCGTACGCGGGTGCGGTTCAGCGTCAACTGCGCGCCGGTCAGCACCCGGATGGAGGGCGGCACCGCCACCGTCGCGGCCCGGCTCGCGGCACTGCGCCGGCTGGCCCTCGACGGCTATCCGGTCGGCCTGACGATCGCCCCGATCATGCCGCTGCCCGACTGGCGGGAGCACTACGGTCTGCTCCTCGACCAGGTCGCGGCGGCCGTGGCCGGGGTGCCCGGGCTCGACCTCACCGCCGAGCTGATCACCCACCGGTTCACGCCCGGCAGCAGGGAGGTGCTGCTCGGCTGGTATCCGCGTACCCGGGTGGAGATGGACGAGGCGTCACGCAGCCGCAAGTACGGCAAGTTCGGCGCGGTGAAGTACGTGTACCCGCGCGAGGTGATGACCGAGTTGCGGACCTGGTTCGAGCGCGAGCTGGCCGCCCGGGTGCCGCCGTGCCGCGTCCTCTACTGGACCTGA
- a CDS encoding alpha/beta fold hydrolase, with amino-acid sequence MSKEIFFEVDGGTVTALDHGGTGYPVLLVHGSGHNAAAWEAVVAGLLPRHRVIAVDLRGHGHSTAESRTAEQYWRDLAVVVTPRVGKARCWSATPPAATPSPR; translated from the coding sequence GTGAGTAAAGAGATCTTTTTCGAGGTCGACGGCGGCACGGTGACCGCCCTGGATCACGGCGGCACCGGGTATCCCGTGCTTCTCGTGCACGGCAGCGGGCACAACGCCGCCGCGTGGGAAGCGGTAGTGGCGGGCCTTCTGCCGCGACATCGGGTGATCGCCGTCGACCTGCGCGGCCACGGCCACAGCACCGCCGAGTCGAGAACCGCCGAACAGTACTGGCGCGATCTGGCCGTTGTCGTTACCCCTCGGGTTGGGAAAGCCCGCTGTTGGTCGGCCACTCCACCGGCGGCTACGCCGTCACCGCGGTAA
- a CDS encoding DUF1992 domain-containing protein has translation MYAWEAAVEAQIRAAQERGDFDGLPGAGKPIPGRDLPYDESWWIKSLIEREKLPGDLLLPTPLQLRRRIERLPDEVRDLPTEQSVRAVVADLNTQIMAWLRTPTGPRVVVRPVNVDAVVDQWREQRRGSPTASGGPPAAPPRRPWRPFRRRPSA, from the coding sequence GTGTACGCGTGGGAGGCGGCGGTCGAGGCGCAGATCCGCGCCGCCCAGGAACGCGGCGACTTCGACGGCCTGCCCGGGGCGGGTAAACCCATCCCGGGTCGCGACCTGCCCTACGACGAGTCGTGGTGGATCAAGAGCCTGATCGAACGGGAGAAGCTGCCCGGTGATCTGCTGCTGCCCACCCCGTTGCAGCTTCGCCGCCGCATCGAGCGGCTGCCCGACGAGGTGCGCGACCTGCCCACCGAGCAGTCCGTGCGGGCGGTCGTCGCCGACCTGAACACGCAGATCATGGCCTGGCTGCGTACGCCCACCGGCCCCCGGGTGGTGGTCCGGCCCGTCAACGTCGACGCCGTCGTCGACCAGTGGCGGGAGCAGCGTCGCGGGTCACCGACCGCCTCCGGGGGCCCGCCCGCCGCGCCGCCACGGCGGCCCTGGCGTCCGTTCCGCCGCCGCCCGTCGGCCTGA
- the metH gene encoding methionine synthase — protein MTRPGTGGPATAALRQVFDERIAVLDGAWGTMLQGARLTTADYRGTVITDEHPYDVTGDPDLLNLTRPDLVLDVHRRYLAAGADITTTNTFTATSVGQADYGLAHLVHDMNVAGARLARQAADEVGGRFVAGSVGPLNVTLSLSPRVDDPAYRTVTFDQVEAAYAEQIAALAEGGVDLLLIETIFDTLNAKAAVAAARRVAPQLPLWISVTIVDLSGRTLSGQTVEAFWQSIAHAQPLVVGVNCSLGATEMRPHVAELSRLAGTYVAAHPNAGLPNAFGGYDQTPPQTAALLGEFATAGLVNVVGGCCGTSPEHIAQIARTVRGATPRAVPDVPAATRFSGLEPFTIGPDTGFVMIGERTNVTGSARFRRLVEAGDHAGAVDVALEQVRGGANLLDVNMDADLLDSEQAMTTFLNLIATEPEVARIPVMIDSSRFSVLEAGLKCVQGKGVVNSISLKEGEETFLAQARVIRAHGAGVVVMAFDEQGQADTVERKVQICARAYDLLVHSAGFPPQDIIFDPNVLAVATGIAEHNGYGRAFIDALPLIKQRCPGARTSGGISNLSFAFRGNDVVREAMHSAFLLHAVRAGLDMGIVNAGQLAVYEQIPTELRDLVEDVIFDRRPDATDRLVAFASTVTGGGTRREVDLAWRAAPVAERLTHALVHGITDHVEADTEEARQLLDRPLDVIEGPLMDGMKVVGDLFGAGRMFLPQVVKSARVMKRAVAYLEPYLEKEKATGRGQGKVVLATVKGDVHDIGKNIVGVVLGCNNYEVIDLGVMAPTARILDAAVAEGADAVGLSGLITPSLDEMVAVAEEMRARGLRMPLLIGGATTSRQHTAVRIAPAYDGPTVHVLDASRVVGVVSDLLDPGRAQTLDTANRAEQQRLREQHANRVARPLLTLAQARDNRERVDFTDLPVPAFTGLRVVEPSLAELRDMIDWQFLFLAWELRGRFPAILDQPVARELYDDATGLLDTIVADGSLRARGVYGFWPAHAEGDDVVLDGAGVRLPMLRQQTAKPQGRANRCLADYVAPAGDHLGGFAVAVHGADDLAARFEADHDDYRAIMVKALADRLAEAFAEHVHLRARREWFEPDADPRVEDLHAERFRGIRPAFGYPATPDHSLKTELFDLLDAHTLGLGLTESWAMTPAAAVSGLILAHPASRYFTVGRVGRDQVEDYASRRGLPLAEVQRRLRPNLDYEP, from the coding sequence ATGACTCGACCCGGAACCGGCGGCCCGGCCACGGCAGCTCTGCGGCAGGTGTTCGACGAGCGGATCGCCGTGCTCGACGGCGCGTGGGGCACGATGCTCCAGGGCGCCCGGCTGACCACCGCCGACTACCGCGGAACGGTGATCACCGACGAGCACCCCTACGACGTGACCGGCGACCCCGACCTGCTCAACCTGACCCGACCCGACCTCGTCCTGGACGTCCACCGCCGGTACCTGGCGGCAGGGGCCGACATCACCACCACGAACACGTTCACCGCGACGAGCGTCGGCCAGGCCGACTACGGTCTGGCGCACCTCGTCCACGACATGAACGTGGCCGGTGCCCGGCTGGCCCGACAGGCCGCCGACGAGGTGGGTGGCCGGTTCGTCGCCGGTTCCGTCGGCCCCCTCAACGTCACCCTGTCGCTGTCGCCCCGGGTCGACGACCCGGCGTACCGGACGGTCACCTTCGACCAGGTCGAGGCCGCGTACGCGGAGCAGATCGCCGCCCTCGCCGAGGGCGGCGTCGACCTGCTGCTCATCGAGACGATCTTCGACACCCTCAACGCGAAGGCGGCGGTCGCGGCCGCCCGCCGGGTCGCGCCACAGCTGCCACTGTGGATCTCGGTCACCATCGTGGACCTCAGCGGTCGCACCCTGTCCGGGCAGACGGTCGAGGCGTTCTGGCAGTCGATCGCCCACGCGCAGCCCCTCGTCGTCGGGGTGAACTGCTCGCTGGGCGCGACGGAGATGCGCCCGCACGTGGCCGAGCTGTCCCGACTGGCCGGCACCTACGTGGCCGCGCACCCGAACGCCGGCCTGCCCAACGCGTTCGGCGGCTACGACCAGACGCCGCCGCAGACGGCCGCGTTGCTGGGGGAGTTCGCCACGGCCGGGCTGGTCAACGTCGTCGGCGGGTGCTGCGGCACGTCCCCCGAGCACATCGCCCAGATCGCCCGCACCGTTCGTGGCGCGACGCCGCGCGCCGTGCCCGACGTGCCGGCGGCGACGCGGTTCAGCGGACTGGAACCGTTCACGATCGGCCCCGACACCGGCTTCGTCATGATCGGCGAGCGGACCAACGTGACCGGCTCCGCCCGGTTCCGCCGCCTCGTCGAGGCCGGCGACCACGCCGGGGCCGTCGACGTGGCCCTGGAACAGGTCCGTGGGGGCGCCAACCTGCTGGACGTCAACATGGACGCCGACCTGCTCGACAGCGAGCAGGCGATGACCACCTTCCTCAACCTCATCGCGACCGAGCCCGAGGTGGCCCGCATCCCGGTCATGATCGACAGCTCCCGGTTCAGCGTGCTCGAAGCCGGCCTCAAATGCGTGCAGGGCAAGGGCGTGGTCAACTCGATCAGCCTCAAGGAGGGCGAGGAGACCTTCCTGGCCCAGGCCCGGGTGATCCGCGCCCACGGCGCCGGGGTGGTCGTCATGGCGTTCGACGAGCAGGGCCAGGCCGACACCGTCGAGCGCAAGGTGCAGATCTGCGCCCGCGCGTACGACCTGCTCGTGCACTCCGCGGGCTTCCCGCCACAGGACATCATCTTCGACCCCAACGTCCTGGCCGTCGCCACCGGCATCGCCGAACACAACGGCTACGGCAGGGCCTTCATCGACGCCCTGCCGCTGATCAAACAGCGCTGCCCGGGTGCCCGCACCAGCGGCGGCATCTCCAACCTGTCGTTCGCGTTCCGCGGCAACGACGTCGTGCGAGAGGCGATGCACTCGGCATTCCTGCTGCACGCCGTACGGGCCGGCCTGGACATGGGCATCGTCAACGCCGGTCAACTCGCCGTGTACGAGCAGATCCCCACCGAGCTGCGCGACCTCGTCGAGGACGTGATCTTCGACCGCCGTCCGGACGCCACCGACCGGCTGGTCGCCTTCGCCTCCACCGTCACCGGCGGCGGCACCCGCCGCGAGGTCGACCTGGCCTGGCGCGCCGCGCCTGTCGCCGAGCGGCTGACCCACGCGCTGGTGCACGGCATCACCGACCACGTCGAGGCCGACACCGAGGAGGCCCGGCAGTTGCTGGACCGTCCCCTCGACGTCATCGAGGGCCCGTTGATGGACGGCATGAAGGTCGTCGGTGACCTGTTCGGGGCGGGCAGGATGTTCCTGCCGCAGGTGGTCAAGAGCGCCCGGGTGATGAAACGGGCCGTCGCCTACCTGGAGCCCTACCTGGAGAAGGAGAAGGCCACCGGCCGGGGCCAGGGCAAGGTCGTGCTCGCCACCGTCAAGGGCGACGTGCACGACATCGGCAAGAACATCGTCGGCGTCGTGCTCGGCTGCAACAACTACGAGGTGATCGACCTGGGGGTGATGGCCCCGACCGCCCGGATCCTCGACGCGGCGGTCGCCGAGGGCGCCGACGCCGTCGGCCTGTCGGGGCTGATCACACCGTCACTGGACGAGATGGTGGCCGTCGCCGAGGAGATGCGGGCCCGAGGTCTGCGGATGCCGCTGCTGATCGGCGGGGCCACCACCTCCCGGCAGCACACGGCGGTACGCATCGCCCCCGCGTACGACGGCCCGACCGTGCACGTGCTCGACGCGTCCCGGGTCGTCGGGGTCGTGTCGGACCTGCTGGACCCGGGCCGCGCGCAGACCCTGGACACGGCCAACCGCGCCGAGCAGCAGCGACTGCGCGAGCAGCACGCCAACCGGGTCGCGCGCCCTCTGCTCACCCTGGCGCAGGCCCGCGACAACCGGGAACGGGTCGACTTCACCGATCTGCCGGTGCCGGCGTTCACCGGCCTGCGTGTCGTCGAGCCGTCCCTCGCCGAGCTGCGCGACATGATCGACTGGCAGTTCCTGTTCCTGGCCTGGGAGCTGCGCGGCAGGTTCCCGGCCATCCTCGACCAGCCCGTCGCCCGCGAGCTGTACGACGACGCCACCGGGCTGCTCGACACGATCGTGGCCGACGGGTCGCTGCGGGCGCGCGGGGTGTACGGCTTCTGGCCCGCCCACGCCGAGGGCGACGACGTCGTGCTCGACGGGGCCGGCGTACGCCTGCCGATGCTGCGCCAGCAGACCGCCAAGCCGCAGGGCCGCGCGAACCGCTGCCTGGCCGACTACGTCGCGCCCGCCGGCGACCACCTCGGCGGGTTCGCGGTCGCCGTGCACGGCGCCGACGACCTGGCCGCCCGGTTCGAGGCCGACCACGACGACTACCGCGCCATCATGGTCAAGGCCCTGGCCGACCGGCTCGCCGAGGCGTTCGCCGAGCACGTACATCTGCGGGCGCGGCGGGAATGGTTCGAACCCGACGCCGACCCCCGCGTGGAAGACCTGCACGCCGAGAGGTTCCGCGGCATCCGGCCGGCGTTCGGCTACCCGGCCACTCCCGACCACAGCCTGAAGACGGAACTGTTCGACCTGCTCGACGCCCACACGCTCGGCCTGGGCCTGACGGAGTCGTGGGCGATGACCCCGGCGGCGGCGGTCAGCGGGCTGATCCTCGCCCATCCGGCGTCGCGGTACTTCACCGTCGGGCGTGTCGGCCGCGACCAGGTCGAGGACTACGCGTCCCGGCGGGGCCTGCCGCTGGCCGAGGTGCAACGCCGGCTGCGGCCCAACCTCGACTACGAGCCCTGA
- a CDS encoding erythromycin esterase family protein produces the protein MGINDAARPLDGAVVSGFLRSLPAKPLLLGLGEARHFVEELGEQRNEIFRHLVEHEGYRSFAIESDCLRGLVVDDYVTTGIGDLDDVMDRGFSHGFGASPANRELVRWMRAYNEGHDEKLRFHGFDGPLEYWAASPRQALTGLHGLLDGPLPCAMETLDTLLGPDDRWTNEATVMDPSQSVGRSADAQRLRLLADDLVALLDTQAPRLSAEARERAALYGRTAVGLLRYHHWMADTSPTRIARLSGLRDAMMAANLRAVAENGPALVFGHNLHLQRSKSFMPLGDQQLEWWSAAAIAETHLGDRYAFLASALGTVGDDAPPSDTVEGLLSTLPWDRSLIDARRLAATITKPAPRISHDVAYFPLDPAHLDMIDGVVFLKEAVRLGRFG, from the coding sequence ATGGGTATCAACGACGCGGCCCGGCCGCTCGACGGTGCGGTCGTCTCGGGGTTTCTCCGGTCGCTTCCCGCCAAGCCACTGCTGCTCGGTCTGGGCGAGGCCAGGCACTTCGTGGAGGAGTTGGGGGAGCAGCGCAACGAGATCTTCCGGCATCTGGTCGAGCATGAGGGCTACCGGTCGTTCGCCATCGAGAGCGACTGCCTCAGGGGACTCGTGGTCGACGACTACGTCACGACAGGCATTGGCGATCTCGACGACGTCATGGATCGTGGCTTCAGCCACGGCTTCGGCGCGTCACCGGCCAACCGGGAGCTGGTGCGCTGGATGCGCGCGTACAACGAGGGGCACGACGAGAAGCTCCGGTTCCACGGCTTCGACGGGCCGTTGGAGTACTGGGCCGCGAGCCCCCGCCAAGCGCTCACCGGCCTCCACGGCCTCCTCGACGGCCCGCTCCCGTGCGCGATGGAAACCCTGGACACGCTGCTCGGCCCCGACGACCGGTGGACGAACGAAGCCACCGTCATGGACCCGTCGCAATCGGTCGGCCGGTCCGCCGACGCCCAGCGGTTGCGGCTGCTCGCCGACGATCTGGTGGCGCTGCTCGACACGCAGGCGCCGCGGCTGAGCGCGGAGGCCAGAGAGAGGGCGGCGCTGTACGGGCGTACCGCCGTCGGCCTGCTCCGTTACCACCACTGGATGGCCGACACGTCGCCGACCCGGATAGCCAGACTGTCGGGCCTGCGGGACGCCATGATGGCCGCCAACCTGCGCGCCGTCGCCGAGAACGGCCCGGCCCTGGTCTTCGGCCACAACCTCCATCTGCAACGGAGCAAGAGCTTCATGCCGCTCGGCGACCAGCAGTTGGAGTGGTGGAGCGCGGCGGCCATCGCCGAAACGCACCTGGGCGACCGGTACGCCTTCCTGGCCTCAGCCCTCGGCACGGTGGGCGACGACGCCCCGCCCTCGGACACCGTCGAGGGCCTGCTGTCCACGCTTCCGTGGGACCGTTCCCTCATCGACGCCCGCCGTCTGGCCGCGACCATCACGAAGCCCGCCCCGCGCATCTCCCACGATGTCGCCTACTTCCCGTTGGACCCGGCTCACCTCGACATGATCGACGGCGTCGTCTTCCTCAAGGAGGCTGTCAGGCTGGGTCGATTCGGGTGA
- a CDS encoding recombinase family protein translates to MKDLVILNDDPSSREDLVGLARVSTDAQELARQIDALKAVGCARVYLDKASGKKGTSRPGPAAALDHVRRGDPLVVLDLTRLGRDTRELLAIVEDDLHADGRHFRTLDGIVLDTSDDMCGELIFTVFAAIAKFQRQQIVKGTREGLDAARARGRVGGRPRALTPEQIADARILLGAGQTRTAVAAKLRVSRWTLSRALDAASP, encoded by the coding sequence GTGAAGGATCTTGTGATCCTCAACGATGACCCGAGCTCCCGTGAGGATCTAGTCGGGCTGGCCCGGGTGTCCACCGACGCCCAGGAATTGGCTCGCCAGATCGACGCCCTCAAAGCCGTCGGTTGCGCCCGGGTCTATCTCGATAAGGCTTCAGGCAAGAAGGGCACCAGCCGACCCGGCCCGGCCGCAGCCCTTGACCACGTGCGCCGCGGTGACCCCCTTGTCGTTCTCGACCTGACCCGGCTCGGCCGCGACACCCGTGAACTGCTCGCCATCGTCGAAGACGACCTGCACGCTGACGGCCGCCACTTCCGCACGCTCGACGGCATCGTGCTCGACACCAGCGACGACATGTGCGGCGAGCTGATCTTCACCGTGTTCGCTGCCATCGCGAAGTTTCAGCGTCAGCAGATCGTCAAGGGCACCCGCGAAGGCCTCGACGCCGCCCGCGCCCGAGGCCGGGTTGGCGGCCGTCCGCGCGCGCTGACACCCGAGCAGATCGCCGATGCCCGGATCTTGCTTGGTGCCGGGCAAACTCGGACCGCCGTCGCCGCAAAACTACGGGTCTCCCGTTGGACGCTCAGCCGCGCCCTCGATGCTGCGTCCCCATGA
- a CDS encoding maleylpyruvate isomerase N-terminal domain-containing protein — MLAVLGPQVGRDWTVAAGGLKWSCWTTAAHVAHDLLAYAGQVAGAPTDGYLPFDLVVSPTATPAEVLEVVRAGAGLLRAAVDTAGPQVRAWHFGPCDAAGFAAMGVAETLLHTDDIVRGLGVPWRIPPQLAAVVVARLFPDAPAGPAPEVLRWLTGRGTMPGRPRRTSWTWRAARG; from the coding sequence ATGCTCGCCGTGCTGGGCCCGCAGGTCGGGCGGGACTGGACCGTCGCGGCCGGCGGCCTGAAGTGGAGCTGCTGGACCACCGCCGCCCACGTCGCCCACGACCTGCTGGCCTACGCCGGGCAGGTGGCCGGCGCTCCCACCGACGGGTACCTGCCGTTCGATCTGGTGGTCTCCCCCACGGCGACGCCGGCCGAGGTGCTGGAGGTGGTGCGGGCGGGCGCGGGGCTGCTGCGGGCCGCCGTCGACACCGCCGGGCCACAGGTACGGGCCTGGCACTTCGGCCCCTGCGACGCGGCGGGCTTCGCGGCGATGGGGGTGGCCGAGACGTTGCTGCACACCGACGACATCGTCCGGGGCCTGGGGGTGCCGTGGCGGATTCCGCCGCAGTTGGCCGCCGTGGTGGTGGCGCGGCTGTTCCCGGACGCGCCGGCCGGTCCCGCGCCGGAGGTGCTGCGATGGCTCACCGGGCGGGGGACGATGCCCGGCCGACCTCGGCGTACGTCCTGGACGTGGCGGGCGGCGCGGGGCTGA
- a CDS encoding TetR/AcrR family transcriptional regulator: MTSDAQVPSVFSGKSRPGGRTARTRERVLDAVASLLLEGGYDAVTMDAVAARSGVHRTTVYRRWRDTGGLLADSLDAAREHPWEPPDTGSLLDDLLAINRQIVAALTQEPSITRALVAASFRSPAAAHALRSFWENRYAHAAVAVQRAVRRGEAMKDIDARTVLIASSAPIFYELVLMRSPMPEDIAERYARAGAAVAAGRP; this comes from the coding sequence ATGACGTCAGATGCGCAAGTCCCTTCCGTCTTCTCCGGGAAATCCCGGCCCGGCGGCCGAACCGCCCGCACCCGCGAACGCGTACTCGACGCCGTCGCGTCACTACTCCTGGAAGGCGGCTACGACGCCGTGACCATGGACGCCGTCGCAGCACGCTCGGGAGTCCATCGCACCACCGTCTACCGCCGCTGGCGCGACACCGGCGGCCTGCTCGCCGACTCCCTCGACGCCGCCCGCGAACACCCATGGGAACCGCCGGACACCGGCTCACTACTGGACGACCTGCTCGCCATCAACCGCCAGATCGTCGCCGCCCTGACGCAAGAACCATCAATCACCCGGGCACTCGTCGCCGCGTCGTTCCGCTCCCCGGCCGCCGCCCACGCGCTCCGCTCATTCTGGGAGAACCGCTACGCCCACGCTGCCGTCGCCGTCCAACGAGCAGTCCGCCGAGGCGAGGCCATGAAAGACATCGACGCACGAACCGTACTGATCGCTTCCAGCGCACCGATCTTCTACGAACTGGTGCTCATGCGATCCCCGATGCCAGAAGACATCGCCGAACGCTATGCCCGAGCAGGCGCCGCAGTCGCGGCCGGCCGGCCCTGA
- a CDS encoding virginiamycin B lyase family protein gives MPPLETTLCREVVLPSGWTPYAVTGDTAGTLWMTVLTPPGLARFTPAETPVGGEAGSSFRHECLPRSDGHPMLLAVASDGALWCTRTDDRLSRRDASGDHTVIDLAPGSAPYGIAAAPDGGVWFTAPGLNQIGRIVTASGDLTMLDLPVPEARAAMLTVDGAGRPWVALNAASALAYVNDGAVRIVELPAGRAPAAPVGIAASPAGIWYADIAGGCVGRVDPSGSVEKISFTDAACRPHAVAADTDGGCWVTLWGSAQLAQIAADGDVTLHQLPGREPHGLWIEDGLVWVVMETGSLNAVKKGWNT, from the coding sequence ATGCCACCACTTGAGACAACACTGTGTCGTGAGGTAGTCCTGCCGTCGGGTTGGACACCGTACGCCGTGACCGGGGACACCGCCGGGACTTTGTGGATGACGGTTCTGACTCCGCCGGGACTCGCACGGTTCACGCCTGCCGAAACTCCGGTCGGCGGTGAGGCAGGTTCCTCGTTCCGGCACGAGTGCCTTCCTCGCAGTGACGGTCATCCGATGCTGCTGGCCGTCGCCTCTGACGGCGCGCTCTGGTGCACCCGTACCGACGATCGGCTGAGCCGACGAGACGCCTCCGGCGACCACACGGTGATCGACCTGGCACCCGGATCAGCGCCTTACGGCATCGCCGCTGCGCCTGACGGTGGAGTTTGGTTTACCGCACCGGGCCTCAACCAGATTGGCAGGATAGTTACCGCATCGGGGGACTTGACCATGCTCGACCTGCCGGTTCCCGAGGCTCGGGCGGCGATGCTCACCGTCGATGGTGCAGGCCGACCGTGGGTTGCGCTCAACGCCGCCAGTGCCCTCGCTTACGTGAACGACGGTGCGGTACGGATTGTCGAACTACCCGCTGGCAGGGCGCCTGCCGCGCCGGTCGGCATCGCCGCCTCCCCAGCGGGGATCTGGTACGCGGACATCGCCGGCGGCTGCGTTGGTCGTGTCGATCCGTCCGGCTCGGTAGAGAAGATCAGCTTCACCGACGCCGCATGCCGGCCACACGCCGTAGCGGCCGACACCGATGGCGGATGCTGGGTCACGCTGTGGGGCTCTGCCCAGCTGGCCCAGATCGCCGCCGACGGCGACGTGACCCTTCACCAATTGCCTGGGCGAGAGCCGCACGGGTTATGGATCGAGGACGGCCTGGTGTGGGTGGTGATGGAGACCGGTTCCCTGAATGCGGTCAAGAAAGGCTGGAATACGTGA
- a CDS encoding TioE family transcriptional regulator, which produces MRPVDLAREHGLSTQAIRNYEGVGILPAAERTVHGYRTYTPLHACALRAFLSLASGHGHQTATLIMQAVNRDATEDALRLIDESHGQLLDDRRTLQTVEAALRDLAPVPQERGDTFIGPLARRLGLRPATLRKWENAGLVRPRRDPLTGYRIYGAADVRDAQLVHQLRRGGHLVEQIAPLITQVRSAGGVAPLESTLRDWQARLSARGRAMLKGAADLDAYLRAREP; this is translated from the coding sequence ATGAGGCCCGTTGACCTGGCGCGCGAGCACGGCCTGTCAACCCAGGCGATCAGGAACTACGAGGGCGTCGGCATCCTGCCCGCCGCCGAACGCACCGTGCACGGCTACCGCACCTACACCCCGCTGCACGCGTGCGCCCTACGCGCGTTCCTCTCCCTCGCGTCCGGGCATGGTCACCAGACGGCCACTCTGATCATGCAGGCGGTCAACCGGGACGCGACCGAAGACGCGTTGCGGCTCATCGACGAGAGCCACGGCCAACTCCTCGACGACCGTCGAACCCTCCAGACCGTCGAAGCCGCGCTCCGCGATCTTGCGCCCGTGCCGCAGGAACGCGGCGACACCTTCATCGGTCCCCTGGCCAGACGGCTCGGCCTCCGCCCGGCCACCCTGCGCAAATGGGAGAACGCCGGGCTGGTCCGGCCGCGCCGCGATCCGCTGACCGGATATCGGATATACGGCGCGGCTGACGTACGTGACGCCCAGCTGGTCCACCAGCTCAGGCGTGGCGGCCACCTGGTGGAGCAGATCGCCCCGCTGATCACGCAGGTCCGCTCCGCTGGAGGCGTCGCCCCGCTGGAGTCGACCCTGCGCGACTGGCAGGCCCGCCTGTCCGCCCGGGGCCGCGCCATGCTCAAGGGTGCCGCTGACCTGGACGCCTACCTCCGCGCCCGCGAACCCTGA